In a single window of the Agromyces sp. H17E-10 genome:
- a CDS encoding ABC transporter ATP-binding protein, which yields MPGSPLLELDRVSIRHEGAERPTPAEVSFEIAPGEVVLVLGPSGCGKSTLTLALDGLIPHAVPAELDGTVRVAGLDSRDHPVGVLSEHVAMVFQDPDAQIVTGTVLDEVCFAPENQLVEASEVLARAERALKLVGLWDRRAENPDTLSGGGRQRLAIACALAMSAPVLVLDEPTANLDPAGIDEVYAVLRELADDEHAIVLVEHNLDAAVDLVDRVLVLDADGRLVIDGPARETLRGRADELVDLGVWLPVSTLAAMRLRDAGLPIDPLPVTPAELGAALDAMPELPPPLSESSPVRSTALAPTPSLTPTGSTPAQSAPAIRASGLSVRRGGRRGPIVVDGVDLEVARGEFLAIVGTNGAGKTSLLQALAGVITAPRGAVDVLGIDPARADARERVSRVGFVFQNPEHQFVAPTVREELEQGLRLQGLDDAAVAEARDRMLRRFGLEDLAEQHPFLLSGGQKRRLSVGTALVAGAPVLALDEPTFGQDRARAGELLDMLRTLNDEGTTVLVVTHDLQLVADYASRLAVIAGGRLLGVGATAEVLAGPLIEQSGLRHPPLARATRGLDHHPEWHGVTRMSQLPVAAGRS from the coding sequence ATGCCCGGATCCCCCCTTCTCGAGCTCGACCGCGTGAGCATCCGCCACGAGGGCGCCGAGCGGCCGACCCCCGCCGAGGTCTCGTTCGAGATCGCACCCGGCGAGGTCGTGCTCGTGCTCGGGCCGAGCGGCTGCGGCAAGTCGACGCTCACGCTCGCGCTCGACGGGCTCATCCCCCACGCCGTGCCCGCCGAGCTCGACGGCACCGTGCGCGTCGCGGGCCTCGACAGTCGCGACCACCCCGTCGGCGTGCTCAGCGAACACGTCGCGATGGTCTTCCAGGACCCCGACGCGCAGATCGTGACCGGCACCGTGCTCGACGAGGTCTGCTTCGCGCCCGAGAACCAGCTCGTCGAGGCATCCGAGGTGCTCGCGAGAGCCGAGCGCGCGCTCAAGCTCGTCGGCCTGTGGGACCGGCGCGCCGAGAACCCCGACACCCTCTCGGGCGGCGGACGCCAGCGTCTCGCGATCGCGTGCGCGCTCGCGATGTCGGCGCCCGTGCTCGTGCTCGACGAACCGACCGCGAACCTCGACCCCGCGGGCATCGACGAGGTGTACGCCGTGCTGCGCGAGCTCGCCGACGACGAGCACGCGATCGTGCTCGTCGAGCACAACCTCGACGCGGCCGTCGACCTCGTCGACCGAGTGCTCGTGCTCGACGCCGACGGGCGGCTCGTCATCGACGGGCCCGCTCGCGAGACCCTCCGCGGGCGCGCCGACGAGCTCGTGGACCTCGGCGTCTGGCTGCCGGTGTCGACCCTCGCCGCGATGCGGTTGCGCGACGCCGGTCTGCCGATCGACCCCCTGCCCGTGACGCCCGCCGAGCTCGGGGCCGCGCTCGACGCGATGCCCGAGTTGCCGCCCCCGCTCAGCGAATCGTCGCCCGTGCGCTCGACCGCCCTCGCCCCGACGCCCTCGCTGACGCCCACGGGCAGCACCCCCGCGCAGTCGGCGCCCGCGATCCGGGCGAGCGGGCTCTCGGTGCGGCGGGGCGGCCGGCGCGGCCCGATCGTCGTCGACGGCGTCGACCTGGAGGTCGCGCGCGGCGAGTTCCTCGCGATCGTCGGCACGAACGGCGCGGGCAAGACCTCCCTCCTGCAGGCCCTCGCGGGCGTCATCACCGCTCCGCGCGGTGCGGTCGACGTGCTCGGCATCGACCCGGCCCGTGCCGACGCGCGCGAGCGGGTGTCGCGGGTCGGGTTCGTGTTCCAGAACCCCGAGCACCAGTTCGTCGCCCCGACCGTGCGCGAGGAGCTCGAGCAGGGGCTCCGGCTGCAGGGACTCGACGACGCGGCCGTCGCCGAGGCGCGAGACCGGATGCTGCGCCGATTCGGCCTCGAGGACCTGGCCGAGCAGCATCCGTTCCTGCTGTCCGGCGGACAGAAGCGCCGGCTCTCGGTCGGCACGGCGCTCGTGGCGGGCGCCCCGGTGCTCGCCCTCGACGAGCCCACGTTCGGCCAGGACCGCGCCCGAGCGGGCGAACTGCTCGACATGCTGCGCACGCTCAACGACGAGGGCACGACGGTGCTCGTCGTGACGCACGACCTGCAGCTCGTCGCCGACTACGCGAGCCGCCTCGCGGTCATCGCGGGCGGGCGGCTCCTCGGCGTCGGCGCGACCGCCGAGGTGCTCGCGGGCCCGCTCATCGAGCAGTCCGGCCTCCGGCACCCCCCGCTCGCGCGCGCGACCCGCGGGCTCGATCACCACCCCGAGTGGCACGGCGTGACCCGCATGTCGCAACTGCCCGTCGCGGCGGGCCGCTCGTGA
- a CDS encoding transferase has protein sequence MGISYVEFEDEAGILRRYRKHVNGRGLVATTAKVDPTAFVDPTAYVDPGAEVQRGAQIGPRAWIESNAIVAERAVVGVNARVGRQAVIGRSAVLGPYVTVGVGAKVHNAARVPRETVIADGDEYRATTKDLRRLGLAA, from the coding sequence GTGGGCATCAGCTATGTCGAGTTCGAGGACGAAGCCGGGATCCTGCGTCGCTATCGCAAGCACGTGAACGGCCGGGGCCTCGTCGCCACGACCGCCAAGGTCGACCCGACCGCGTTCGTCGACCCGACGGCCTACGTCGACCCCGGCGCCGAGGTGCAGCGCGGCGCCCAGATCGGCCCTCGGGCCTGGATCGAGAGCAATGCGATCGTCGCCGAGCGCGCCGTGGTGGGCGTGAACGCCCGCGTGGGCCGTCAGGCCGTCATCGGCCGCAGCGCCGTGCTGGGCCCGTACGTCACGGTCGGCGTCGGCGCCAAGGTGCACAACGCCGCACGCGTGCCGCGCGAGACCGTGATCGCCGACGGCGACGAGTACCGCGCCACGACGAAGGACCTGCGCCGGCTCGGCCTCGCGGCCTGA
- a CDS encoding LLM class flavin-dependent oxidoreductase — MDTTSPRLSVLDLVPVRTDQTSAGAVAASVRLAQLADRLGFTRYWFAEHHNMPAVASTTPPVLIASIAARTERIRVGSGGVMLPNHAPLVVAEQFAALEALAPGRIDLGIGRAPGSDPVITQLLRVSGPTADVDRFPDHVADILSLLSPDGATLRLTSGREYPIQATPAATAVPTLWLLGSSDYSAKLAAELGLPYVFANHFSGEGLERALELYRTEYRPSEAHPSPETFLTLNASVAPTVEEARERALPQLRSMARLRLNRPMRPLETVDEALAAPADSDAEGLIDAMERRWVIADAAGAASEVKALAERHGIDEVMIAPIGGSYAVEPSDATPGREQTLELLAGALRS; from the coding sequence ATGGACACGACCTCGCCCCGACTCTCCGTACTCGACCTCGTGCCGGTGCGCACCGACCAGACCAGCGCAGGTGCCGTCGCGGCATCCGTTCGCCTGGCGCAGCTGGCCGACCGACTCGGCTTCACCCGCTACTGGTTCGCGGAGCACCACAACATGCCGGCGGTCGCGTCGACCACGCCGCCCGTGCTGATCGCGTCGATCGCGGCGCGCACGGAACGCATCAGGGTGGGCTCGGGCGGGGTCATGCTGCCGAACCACGCCCCGCTCGTCGTCGCCGAGCAGTTCGCCGCGCTCGAGGCGCTCGCCCCGGGCCGCATCGACCTCGGCATCGGGCGTGCGCCGGGCAGCGACCCCGTCATCACCCAGCTGCTGCGGGTGTCGGGGCCGACGGCCGACGTCGACCGGTTCCCCGACCACGTGGCCGACATCCTCTCGCTGCTCTCGCCCGACGGCGCGACCCTGCGCCTGACGAGCGGGCGCGAGTACCCGATCCAGGCGACGCCCGCGGCGACCGCGGTGCCGACGCTCTGGCTGCTCGGCTCGAGCGACTACTCGGCGAAGCTCGCCGCCGAGCTCGGCCTGCCCTACGTGTTCGCGAACCACTTCTCTGGCGAGGGGCTCGAGCGCGCGCTCGAGCTCTACCGCACCGAGTACCGGCCGAGCGAGGCGCACCCGTCGCCCGAGACATTCCTCACGTTGAACGCGTCGGTCGCTCCGACCGTTGAGGAGGCGCGCGAGCGCGCGCTGCCGCAGCTGCGCTCGATGGCGCGGCTGCGGCTGAACCGTCCGATGCGACCGCTCGAGACGGTCGACGAGGCGCTCGCGGCACCGGCCGACTCCGACGCCGAGGGCCTGATCGACGCGATGGAACGACGCTGGGTCATCGCGGATGCCGCCGGCGCCGCATCCGAGGTGAAGGCCCTCGCCGAGCGCCACGGCATCGACGAGGTCATGATCGCGCCGATCGGCGGCTCGTACGCGGTCGAGCCGAGCGACGCGACGCCCGGCCGCGAGCAGACCCTCGAGCTGCTCGCGGGGGCGCTGCGCTCCTGA
- a CDS encoding FAD-binding oxidoreductase, whose product MNTPVPPTGALLVEAAADDLALSLREAFARLDSMLDGRLVLPGEPDWDAASTAWNLDVDQRPAAVVIARSAADVARTIELAGRYGLAVAPQGTGHNAGPLAADHGLADAILVRTHELRDVHVDVERRVARVEAGALWGDVVAAVAPHGLAALAGSSHDVGVVGYTLGGGVSWLARSHGLAANQVLAVELVTADGRHRRVDEEHDPDLFWAVRGGGGDFGVVTAMEFRLFPIAEVVAGMLLWPVERADEVAQAWAEWTRTVPDSVQSVVRILHLPPLPELPPFLSGRSIVVVEAVVLEASDRADALLAPLRALAPELDTMHPQAPAELLALHMDPPGPVPGRGDGMTLRELTPAAVRAFVGAVGAGSETAMMTTEIRHLGGMIEPDAAVQRAADLGLPTPGATAGFDAGYLLYSGAMAMPGADEAIARSLGRLLSAMEPWRAEQEYLNFAEHRREPERIFGGREGRLARLRAIKRAVDPTRLIRSNHPVG is encoded by the coding sequence GTGAACACCCCTGTGCCCCCGACCGGCGCCCTCCTCGTCGAGGCCGCCGCCGACGATCTCGCGCTCTCGCTGCGCGAGGCGTTCGCCCGACTCGACTCGATGCTCGACGGCCGCCTCGTGCTGCCGGGCGAGCCCGACTGGGACGCCGCCAGCACCGCCTGGAACCTCGACGTCGACCAGCGCCCCGCGGCCGTCGTGATCGCCCGTTCGGCCGCCGACGTCGCCCGCACGATCGAGCTCGCCGGCCGCTACGGCCTCGCCGTCGCCCCGCAGGGCACCGGCCACAACGCCGGTCCGCTCGCCGCCGACCACGGGCTCGCCGACGCGATCCTCGTCCGGACCCACGAACTGCGCGACGTGCACGTCGACGTCGAGCGCCGTGTCGCCCGCGTCGAGGCCGGCGCCCTGTGGGGCGACGTCGTCGCCGCCGTGGCGCCGCACGGACTCGCCGCGCTCGCCGGATCGTCGCACGACGTCGGCGTCGTGGGCTACACCCTCGGCGGCGGCGTGAGCTGGCTCGCCCGCTCGCACGGGCTCGCCGCCAACCAGGTGCTCGCGGTCGAGCTCGTGACCGCCGACGGCCGCCACCGTCGCGTCGACGAGGAGCACGACCCCGACCTGTTCTGGGCCGTCCGCGGCGGCGGCGGCGACTTCGGCGTCGTGACCGCGATGGAGTTCCGGCTCTTCCCGATCGCCGAGGTCGTCGCGGGCATGCTGCTCTGGCCCGTCGAGCGGGCCGACGAGGTCGCGCAGGCCTGGGCCGAGTGGACGCGCACGGTGCCCGACTCGGTGCAGAGCGTCGTGCGCATCCTGCACCTGCCGCCGCTTCCCGAACTGCCGCCGTTCCTCTCCGGCCGCTCGATCGTCGTGGTCGAGGCCGTCGTGCTCGAGGCATCCGACCGCGCCGACGCGCTGCTCGCCCCGCTTCGCGCCCTCGCGCCCGAGCTCGACACGATGCACCCGCAGGCGCCGGCCGAGCTGCTCGCCCTGCACATGGACCCGCCCGGGCCGGTGCCCGGGCGCGGCGACGGCATGACGCTGCGCGAGCTGACGCCCGCCGCCGTGCGCGCCTTCGTCGGCGCCGTCGGCGCCGGGTCGGAGACCGCGATGATGACGACCGAGATCCGCCACCTCGGCGGCATGATCGAGCCCGACGCGGCCGTGCAGCGTGCCGCCGACCTCGGCCTGCCGACGCCCGGAGCGACCGCCGGGTTCGATGCCGGCTACCTGCTCTACAGCGGCGCGATGGCGATGCCCGGCGCCGACGAGGCGATCGCCCGGTCGCTCGGCCGACTGCTCTCCGCGATGGAGCCGTGGCGCGCCGAGCAGGAGTACCTCAACTTCGCCGAGCACCGCCGCGAGCCCGAGCGCATCTTCGGCGGACGCGAGGGCCGCCTGGCCCGGCTGCGCGCCATCAAGCGCGCCGTCGACCCGACCCGGCTGATCCGCTCGAACCACCCGGTGGGTTGA
- a CDS encoding baeRF11 domain-containing protein translates to MTVHYELPTTADFAALAGAHHPAITIYAATSPVVSERERAEVAVKSGFDDAIEQIKQGGASAAELSALRAERDKILGDQRLWGGLARSIAIFVAPGFSEVFVLPNRLDDSWHVGSHFTLGQLLRAPSQDQEAFAITLSAHEWCVWHATPTDRAVKLEIDQSGAANLDEATNREPGEDRPRGAARGGVPGQGGASRLVGDEGRKTLLDQYSKRVIEIARRELLARDPEERVPVFVFAAEPLLSLFLANTRNSRRVIAVPGSPDRLGAAEVDEAVRQQLAALNVREAEQSLRQLSEGTAGRIERDLAAIGREAADGAVETLWFDFTTSVNGTLDRESGAIEFASGNGSGEALADGTRAGDLLPQLALLVIAKGGKVVTVRSDDLDGTVWSGPAVAELRFALA, encoded by the coding sequence ATGACCGTCCACTACGAACTGCCCACCACTGCCGATTTCGCAGCGCTCGCGGGGGCGCATCACCCCGCGATCACGATCTATGCGGCGACCTCACCGGTCGTGAGCGAACGCGAGCGGGCCGAGGTCGCCGTGAAGAGCGGCTTCGACGACGCGATCGAACAGATCAAGCAGGGCGGCGCATCGGCCGCCGAACTCTCGGCACTGCGTGCCGAACGCGACAAGATCCTCGGCGACCAGCGCCTCTGGGGCGGACTCGCGCGGTCGATCGCGATCTTCGTCGCCCCCGGATTCAGCGAGGTCTTCGTGCTGCCGAACCGGCTCGACGATTCGTGGCACGTCGGCTCCCACTTCACGCTCGGCCAACTGCTTCGTGCGCCCAGCCAAGACCAGGAGGCGTTCGCCATCACGCTCTCGGCGCACGAGTGGTGCGTCTGGCACGCGACCCCGACCGACCGAGCGGTCAAGCTCGAGATCGACCAGTCGGGCGCCGCGAACCTCGACGAGGCCACGAACCGCGAGCCCGGTGAGGATCGCCCGCGAGGCGCGGCCCGCGGCGGCGTGCCCGGTCAGGGCGGCGCGAGCCGACTCGTCGGCGACGAGGGCCGCAAGACCCTGCTCGACCAGTACTCGAAGCGCGTCATCGAGATCGCCCGTCGCGAACTGCTCGCGCGCGACCCCGAGGAGCGCGTGCCCGTCTTCGTGTTCGCCGCCGAGCCGCTGCTCAGCCTGTTCCTCGCGAACACCCGCAACTCGCGGCGCGTCATCGCCGTGCCCGGATCGCCAGACCGCCTCGGCGCCGCCGAGGTCGACGAGGCCGTGCGCCAGCAGCTCGCCGCCCTCAACGTGCGCGAGGCCGAGCAGTCGCTGCGCCAGCTCTCGGAGGGCACGGCCGGCCGCATCGAGCGCGACCTCGCCGCGATCGGCCGCGAGGCGGCCGACGGCGCCGTCGAGACGCTCTGGTTCGACTTCACGACCTCGGTCAACGGCACGCTCGACCGCGAGTCCGGTGCGATCGAGTTCGCGAGCGGCAACGGCTCCGGCGAGGCGCTCGCCGACGGCACCCGCGCGGGCGACCTGCTGCCGCAGCTCGCACTGCTCGTGATCGCGAAGGGCGGCAAGGTCGTCACGGTGCGCAGCGACGACCTCGACGGCACGGTGTGGTCGGGCCCGGCGGTCGCCGAGCTTCGGTTCGCGCTCGCCTGA
- a CDS encoding LLM class F420-dependent oxidoreductase, whose translation MRFGLFVPQGWRFDLVGIDPADHWSTMSDVAAFADAPDSPYESIWVYDHFHTTPVPSPTEATHEAWTLMAAFAASTSRVRLGQMCTCMSYRNPAYLAKVAATTDLISGGRIEMGIGGGWYEHEWRAYGYGFPPVPERLGRLCEGVDIMRQAWTTGQATLDGKYYQVDGAIVQPQPLQPGGIPIWVAGGGEQVTLKIAATYADYTNFTGSLEEFAHKDEVLRGHCAAIGRDAAEITRSMNFNTVIGSSAADVAARLARIEERYVPHLGAEGAAKAVHDYYVAAPGALVGTPDEIVAKLEARRAVGLDYAVFYAPEAAYDRSGLELFAAEVAPALR comes from the coding sequence ATGCGATTCGGATTGTTCGTTCCCCAGGGCTGGCGTTTCGACCTCGTCGGCATCGATCCCGCCGACCACTGGTCGACCATGAGCGACGTGGCGGCGTTCGCCGACGCACCCGACTCGCCCTACGAGTCGATCTGGGTTTACGACCACTTCCACACGACCCCCGTGCCGTCGCCGACCGAAGCCACGCACGAGGCGTGGACGCTCATGGCCGCGTTCGCCGCCTCGACCTCGCGGGTGCGGCTCGGCCAGATGTGCACATGCATGAGCTACCGCAACCCCGCCTACCTCGCGAAGGTCGCCGCGACGACCGACCTCATCTCGGGCGGACGCATCGAGATGGGCATCGGCGGCGGCTGGTACGAGCACGAGTGGCGCGCCTACGGCTACGGGTTCCCGCCCGTGCCCGAGCGGCTCGGTCGCCTGTGCGAAGGCGTCGACATCATGCGCCAGGCGTGGACGACCGGCCAGGCGACGCTCGACGGCAAGTACTACCAGGTCGACGGCGCGATCGTGCAGCCGCAGCCCTTGCAGCCGGGCGGCATCCCGATCTGGGTCGCGGGCGGCGGCGAGCAGGTCACCCTCAAGATCGCGGCGACGTACGCCGACTACACGAACTTCACCGGCTCGCTCGAGGAGTTCGCCCACAAGGACGAGGTGCTGCGCGGGCACTGCGCCGCGATCGGGCGGGATGCCGCGGAGATCACCCGATCGATGAACTTCAACACCGTCATCGGGTCGTCGGCGGCGGATGTCGCGGCCCGTCTCGCGCGGATCGAGGAGCGGTACGTGCCGCACCTCGGAGCCGAGGGTGCGGCGAAGGCGGTGCACGACTACTACGTCGCTGCGCCCGGAGCACTCGTCGGCACGCCCGACGAGATCGTCGCGAAGCTCGAGGCCCGCCGGGCGGTGGGCCTCGACTACGCCGTCTTCTACGCCCCCGAGGCGGCGTACGACCGCTCGGGGCTCGAGCTGTTCGCCGCGGAGGTCGCGCCGGCGCTGCGCTGA
- a CDS encoding glutaredoxin family protein translates to MTSPATHPDRITMYGAAWCGDCRRSKRLLDARGVDYDYVDLEVNIEAADVAKSISGRTNIPVVVFPDGTHFTEPTDAELGAKLDEALAA, encoded by the coding sequence GTGACTTCCCCTGCAACGCACCCCGACCGCATCACGATGTACGGCGCCGCCTGGTGCGGCGACTGCCGCCGCTCGAAGCGACTGCTCGACGCGCGCGGCGTCGACTACGACTACGTCGACCTCGAAGTGAACATCGAGGCCGCCGACGTCGCGAAGTCGATCTCGGGCCGCACGAACATCCCCGTGGTCGTGTTCCCCGACGGCACCCACTTCACCGAGCCGACCGACGCCGAGCTCGGCGCGAAGCTCGACGAGGCGCTCGCCGCCTAG
- a CDS encoding TM0106 family RecB-like putative nuclease, whose product MYLLKNAGLLNGIVVTSASDLKKASDCEFAFLRELDVKLGRDTLFAPLDDPMLRRAGELGDAHEERVLERYRAEFGSGVVEIPRPDVREPDEVAAATAATIAAFEAGAPVVFQATFSDEPVPGQGFIGFADFIVRQPDGRYRVQDSKLARHARVTALLQLAAYAEQLTRLGVPLDDTVELLLGDGTVSAHRLDDILPVYRERIARLQRIVDDRVADLEPVVWGDPRYGHDGRCPTCELEVQAHRDVLMVGGLRVTQREPLAAAGITTIDELAATHEPVPHIMEATLDNLRAQARLQLRAEVEAADAVASGAWREGDPPLPPPVGVRDARAIAAIPEPSAGDLFFDFEGDPLYTEGDGTKWNLDYLWGMVDNSETYTAFWAHSFAEEREALVRFLEFVKLRRQVHPDLHIFHYASYERTHLTSIAARHGVGEAEVDQLLADGVLVDLYPIVKRAVRVGSRSYSIKKLEPLYMGAELREADVKSGADSITEYVRAGELQAFAQAHGTTSPVEAADAAAEAARILDDLADYNRYDCVSTLRLRDWLLGVGAREGVRPVAASMLADRAEGKIYEASPLALQLRSLVREREEAAELAARAGRVVATGGGLATVGASRRDADTEALALASAAIDYHAREAKSFWWSHYLRCDQPLESWEEHRDVLVVDPERSRAVGNWYEEPRWNSARRELLLDGRIAPGSRFSVGGDVFLLYDWPAPFHSQSTRPGQRAWSYATVVEVSDAGVRVEERGQPGLTWSELPLAIAPGAPPRADALRDAIAEWAAPIPGRTPDLPLDPAMDILRRHPPRAIGGLAPLGGDHDYQAAVVDSVRRLEHSYLAVQGPPGTGKTYLAAHVITALVRDHGWRIGVVAQSHSVVENLLDAVVGAGLDRDRVAKHLKDAGEAAQHGFTALGRKDDVAEFAAERTDGYVVGGTAWDFCNVRRIPRASLDLLVIDEAGQFSLASTIAVSVATRNLLLLGDPQQLPQVSQALHPEPVNASALGWVADGHDVLPAELGYFLAESRRMHPAVATPVSRLSYEGELHSHPVAASRSLDGVAPGVTPIPVEHEGNATFSPEEADAVVHLVRSLIGREWTDANDSPNGPVTSPPRPLGQRDLIVVTPYNAQLGTVREALDTAGFPDVPVGTVDKFQGQEAVVAIVSLAASSAASAPRGLEFLLLKNRLNVAISRAKWAAYLVYSPGLVDGLPHRAEGVAQLSAFMRLVGAGITERVPA is encoded by the coding sequence ATGTACCTGCTGAAGAACGCCGGCCTGCTGAACGGCATCGTCGTGACGAGCGCGAGCGACCTCAAGAAGGCGAGCGACTGCGAGTTCGCGTTCCTGCGCGAGCTCGACGTCAAGCTCGGGCGCGACACGCTGTTCGCACCGCTCGACGACCCGATGCTGCGGCGTGCCGGCGAGCTCGGCGACGCGCACGAAGAGCGGGTGCTCGAGCGGTACCGGGCCGAGTTCGGATCGGGGGTCGTCGAGATCCCCCGACCCGACGTGCGCGAGCCCGACGAGGTGGCCGCGGCGACGGCCGCGACGATCGCCGCGTTCGAGGCCGGCGCGCCCGTCGTCTTCCAGGCGACGTTCTCCGACGAACCGGTTCCGGGGCAGGGGTTCATCGGCTTCGCCGACTTCATCGTGCGGCAGCCCGACGGCCGCTACCGGGTACAGGACTCGAAGCTCGCGCGGCACGCGCGCGTCACGGCGCTGCTGCAGCTCGCCGCCTACGCCGAGCAGCTCACCCGGCTGGGCGTGCCGCTCGACGACACGGTCGAGCTGCTGCTCGGCGACGGCACGGTGAGCGCGCACCGGCTCGACGACATCCTGCCGGTGTACCGCGAGCGCATCGCGCGCCTGCAGCGCATCGTCGACGACCGCGTGGCCGACCTCGAACCCGTCGTCTGGGGCGACCCGCGCTACGGCCACGACGGGCGATGCCCGACCTGCGAACTCGAGGTGCAGGCGCACCGCGACGTGCTCATGGTCGGCGGCCTCCGGGTGACGCAGCGTGAGCCGCTCGCGGCGGCCGGCATCACGACCATCGACGAGCTCGCTGCGACGCACGAGCCCGTGCCGCACATCATGGAGGCGACGCTCGACAACCTGCGCGCCCAGGCCCGGCTGCAGCTGCGCGCCGAGGTCGAGGCCGCCGACGCGGTCGCCTCGGGTGCCTGGCGCGAGGGCGACCCGCCCCTGCCGCCACCGGTCGGCGTGCGCGACGCCCGGGCGATCGCCGCGATCCCCGAGCCGAGCGCAGGCGACCTCTTCTTCGACTTCGAGGGCGACCCGCTCTACACCGAGGGCGACGGCACGAAGTGGAACCTCGACTACCTCTGGGGCATGGTCGACAACTCCGAGACCTATACGGCGTTCTGGGCGCACTCGTTCGCCGAAGAGCGCGAGGCGCTCGTGCGCTTCCTCGAATTCGTGAAGCTGCGCCGCCAGGTGCACCCCGACCTGCACATCTTCCACTACGCGAGCTACGAGCGAACCCACCTCACCTCGATCGCCGCTCGCCACGGCGTCGGCGAGGCCGAGGTCGACCAGCTGCTCGCCGACGGCGTGCTCGTCGACCTCTACCCGATCGTGAAGCGTGCGGTGCGGGTCGGCAGCCGCTCGTACTCGATCAAGAAGCTCGAGCCCCTCTACATGGGCGCAGAGCTCCGAGAGGCCGACGTGAAGTCGGGCGCCGATTCCATCACCGAATACGTGAGGGCGGGCGAGCTGCAGGCGTTCGCGCAGGCGCACGGCACGACGTCGCCGGTCGAGGCTGCGGATGCCGCGGCCGAGGCCGCGCGAATCCTCGACGACCTCGCGGACTACAACCGGTACGACTGCGTCTCGACCCTGCGGCTGCGCGACTGGCTGCTCGGAGTGGGGGCTCGCGAGGGCGTACGCCCCGTCGCCGCGTCGATGCTCGCCGACCGCGCCGAGGGCAAGATCTACGAGGCCTCGCCCCTCGCGCTGCAGCTCAGGTCGCTCGTGCGCGAGCGCGAGGAGGCGGCGGAGCTCGCCGCCCGCGCGGGCCGCGTCGTGGCGACCGGGGGCGGTCTCGCGACGGTCGGCGCCTCCCGCCGCGACGCCGACACCGAGGCCCTCGCGCTCGCGTCGGCGGCGATCGACTACCACGCACGCGAGGCGAAGAGCTTCTGGTGGTCGCACTACCTGCGCTGCGACCAGCCGCTCGAGAGTTGGGAGGAGCACCGCGACGTGCTCGTCGTCGACCCCGAGCGATCTCGTGCGGTCGGCAACTGGTACGAGGAGCCGAGGTGGAACAGCGCTCGCCGCGAACTCCTGCTCGACGGGCGCATCGCCCCCGGGTCGAGGTTCAGCGTGGGCGGCGACGTGTTCCTGCTCTACGACTGGCCGGCTCCGTTCCACTCGCAGTCGACGCGGCCGGGCCAGCGCGCGTGGTCGTACGCGACGGTGGTCGAGGTCTCCGATGCCGGCGTACGGGTCGAGGAGCGCGGTCAGCCCGGCCTCACGTGGAGCGAGCTGCCGCTCGCGATCGCGCCCGGCGCCCCGCCGCGCGCCGACGCGCTGCGTGACGCGATCGCCGAATGGGCGGCTCCGATCCCGGGACGCACGCCCGACCTGCCGCTCGACCCGGCGATGGACATCCTGCGGCGCCACCCGCCGCGTGCGATCGGTGGACTCGCGCCGCTCGGCGGCGACCACGACTACCAGGCGGCGGTCGTCGACTCAGTACGCCGGCTCGAGCACTCCTATCTCGCGGTGCAGGGCCCTCCCGGCACGGGCAAGACCTACCTCGCCGCCCACGTGATCACCGCGCTCGTGCGCGATCACGGCTGGCGCATCGGCGTCGTCGCGCAGTCGCACTCGGTCGTCGAGAACCTGCTCGACGCCGTCGTGGGTGCGGGGCTCGATCGCGACCGCGTCGCGAAGCACCTGAAAGACGCGGGCGAGGCGGCGCAGCACGGCTTCACCGCGCTCGGGCGCAAAGACGATGTGGCCGAATTCGCCGCAGAGCGCACCGATGGCTACGTCGTCGGCGGCACGGCCTGGGACTTCTGCAACGTGCGCCGCATCCCGCGTGCCTCGCTCGACCTGCTCGTGATCGACGAGGCCGGGCAGTTCTCGCTCGCTTCGACGATCGCCGTCTCGGTGGCCACCCGCAACCTGTTGCTGCTCGGCGACCCGCAGCAGCTGCCGCAGGTGAGCCAGGCGCTCCACCCCGAACCGGTCAACGCCTCCGCGCTCGGCTGGGTCGCCGACGGCCACGACGTGCTGCCGGCGGAGCTCGGCTACTTCCTCGCGGAGAGCCGGCGCATGCACCCCGCTGTCGCGACCCCGGTGTCGCGGCTCTCGTACGAGGGCGAACTGCACTCGCATCCGGTCGCGGCGAGCCGCTCGCTCGACGGCGTCGCACCCGGGGTCACGCCCATCCCGGTCGAGCACGAGGGCAACGCGACGTTCTCGCCCGAAGAGGCCGACGCGGTCGTTCACCTCGTGCGCTCGCTCATCGGTCGCGAGTGGACCGATGCGAACGATTCGCCGAACGGTCCGGTCACGTCGCCGCCGCGACCGCTCGGGCAACGCGACCTCATCGTCGTCACGCCGTACAACGCTCAGCTCGGCACCGTGCGCGAGGCGCTCGATACGGCCGGATTCCCCGACGTGCCCGTCGGCACCGTCGACAAGTTCCAGGGCCAAGAGGCCGTCGTCGCGATCGTCTCGCTCGCGGCATCCTCGGCGGCGAGCGCGCCGCGAGGCCTCGAGTTCCTGCTGCTCAAGAACCGCCTCAACGTCGCGATCTCGCGGGCCAAGTGGGCGGCGTACCTCGTGTACTCCCCCGGCCTCGTCGACGGGCTCCCGCACCGGGCCGAAGGCGTCGCGCAGCTCAGCGCGTTCATGCGGCTCGTCGGCGCGGGAATAACCGAGAGGGTTCCTGCGTAG